Part of the Halostella litorea genome is shown below.
CCGTCAGCGTTTCCCCCGTTCCGCCGGCGTCCGTCGCGACACGCGTGGCTCCGCCCTCACTCGTCGTCGGCCGACTCGACCCGCTTGCCCGTCGCCATCGGCACCACGCGCTGGTCGGCGTCGGCCCACTCGCGGTCGAGTTCGCGGCCCTCGAACAGCCGGTCCAGGAAGACGGCCAGCCCGGCGACCTCCGAGTGGGGCTGGTTGGTGACGCCGACGTTCCAGTCGGCGGCCTCGTACACGTCGAAGGGGACCTTCTCCGCGCCGACGACGACGAGCACCGGGTCGGTCCCGTGGGCTTCGCGTATCTCTTCTTCCACGTCCTGGACGCGCTCGCCGTACATGGTCAGGTGGACGACGACGCCGGGCCAGTCCCGGATCGTCGCCTTTGGC
Proteins encoded:
- a CDS encoding tRNA (cytidine(56)-2'-O)-methyltransferase, producing the protein MQGEPEVAVLRLGHRPGRDGRMTTHVGLTARALGADRVLLTSSTQAKETIEDITGRFGGPFSAELTDSPKATIRDWPGVVVHLTMYGERVQDVEEEIREAHGTDPVLVVVGAEKVPFDVYEAADWNVGVTNQPHSEVAGLAVFLDRLFEGRELDREWADADQRVVPMATGKRVESADDE